A genome region from Phoenix dactylifera cultivar Barhee BC4 chromosome 18, palm_55x_up_171113_PBpolish2nd_filt_p, whole genome shotgun sequence includes the following:
- the LOC103698409 gene encoding pre-mRNA cleavage factor Im 25 kDa subunit 2-like isoform X2 — MGIIVSSYMKEGMRMSAEAILLVQEHNHPHILLLQIGNTFCKLPGGRLKPGENEIEGLKRKLSSKLGANSPSFQQNWQIGECVAVWWRPNFETIMYPYCPPHITKPKECKKLFLVHLPEREYFAVPRNLKLLAVPLFELYDNVTRYGPVISTIPQQLSRFQFSMVSS; from the exons ATGGGCATAATTGTTAGCAG CTATATGAAAGAAGGCATGCGGATGAGTGCTGAGGCAATTTTACTG GTGCAGGAGCACAACCATCCCCATATATTGCTGCTACAAATTGGAAATACATTTTGTAAACTTCCTGGTGGACGTTTGAAGCCTGGAGAGAATG AAATTGAGGGTTTGAAACGGAAGCTGTCTAGCAAACTTGGTGCCAACTCGCCTTCCTTTCAGCAAAATTGGCAG ATTGGAGAGTGTGTCGCTGTGTGGTGGAGGCCAAACTTTGAAACAATAATGTACCCGTATTGTCCTCCTCATATCACCAAGCCCAAG GAGTGTAAGAAGCTTTTTCTTGTTCACCTGCCAGAAAGAGAATACTTTGCTGTTCCCAGAAACTTGAAGCTGCTTGCTGTTCCATTGTTTGAACTGTATGACAATGTTACG AGATATGGACCTGTTATCTCAACCATTCCACAACAATTATCAAGGTTCCAGTTCAGCATGGTTAGTTCGTGA
- the LOC103698409 gene encoding pre-mRNA cleavage factor Im 25 kDa subunit 2-like isoform X1: MVTSPVVNMYPLSNYTFGTKEPKMEKDTSVADRLARMKVNYMKEGMRMSAEAILLVQEHNHPHILLLQIGNTFCKLPGGRLKPGENEIEGLKRKLSSKLGANSPSFQQNWQIGECVAVWWRPNFETIMYPYCPPHITKPKECKKLFLVHLPEREYFAVPRNLKLLAVPLFELYDNVTRYGPVISTIPQQLSRFQFSMVSS, encoded by the exons ATGGTAACGTCACCGGTGGTGAATATGTACCCTCTCTCGAACTACACGTTCGGGACGAAGGAACCCAAGATGGAGAAGGACACCTCCGTCGCCGATCGCCTTGCTCGCATGAAGGTCAA CTATATGAAAGAAGGCATGCGGATGAGTGCTGAGGCAATTTTACTG GTGCAGGAGCACAACCATCCCCATATATTGCTGCTACAAATTGGAAATACATTTTGTAAACTTCCTGGTGGACGTTTGAAGCCTGGAGAGAATG AAATTGAGGGTTTGAAACGGAAGCTGTCTAGCAAACTTGGTGCCAACTCGCCTTCCTTTCAGCAAAATTGGCAG ATTGGAGAGTGTGTCGCTGTGTGGTGGAGGCCAAACTTTGAAACAATAATGTACCCGTATTGTCCTCCTCATATCACCAAGCCCAAG GAGTGTAAGAAGCTTTTTCTTGTTCACCTGCCAGAAAGAGAATACTTTGCTGTTCCCAGAAACTTGAAGCTGCTTGCTGTTCCATTGTTTGAACTGTATGACAATGTTACG AGATATGGACCTGTTATCTCAACCATTCCACAACAATTATCAAGGTTCCAGTTCAGCATGGTTAGTTCGTGA
- the LOC103699929 gene encoding transcription repressor MYB6-like: MGCRTCEKPKVNYRKGLWSPEEDQKLRDYILKHGHSCWSAVPIKAGLQRNGKSCRLRWINYLRPGLKRGIFSQEEEEIVINLQARLGNKWSQIAMHLPGRTDNEVKNYWNSYLKKKVINAQGSDPHGSATKSLEPTNKNLLTQKETNNQIPSSQSLEPPESSTADSGLSMKHSMEFGSFEGAIHHHFPEVLIADWLSVDQVIEQGSGIFGGATSTPWNSSNSNVDEVLRPGSSEVVGHSNSDFLGGYGGTGIDGELQAQFEPVSPIPGDAFFDLFTMGKIPGSLDMNHEVIF, translated from the exons ATGGGTTGCAGGACCTGTGAGAAGCCAAAGGTGAATTATAGGAAAGGGCTGTGGTCACCTGAAGAAGATCAGAAACTGAGGGACTACATCCTTAAGCATGGGCACAGCTGCTGGAGTGCAGTTCCTATCAAAGCCG GCTTGCAACGGAATGGAAAGAGCTGCAGATTGAGGTGGATCAATTACTTAAGGCCTGGATTGAAGCGGGGAATTTTCTCTCAAGAGGAGGAGGAAATAGTCATCAACCTTCAGGCCAGATTGGGCAACAA GTGGTCACAGATAGCAATGCATCTGCCTGGAAGAACAGATAACGAAGTGAAGAATTATTGGAATTCCTATTTAAAGAAGAAAGTCATAAATGCTCAAGGATCCGATCCTCATGGCTCTGCGACAAAATCACTGGAGCCAACCAATAAAAACCTATTAACTCAAAAAGAGACCAATAACCAAATTCCAAGTTCTCAATCCCTGGAACCCCCTGAATCATCTACGGCGGACTCAGGCCTATCCATGAAGCATAGCATGGAATTTGGCTCCTTCGAAGGGGCAATCCACCATCACTTCCCTGAGGTTTTAATTGCAGATTGGCTGTCTGTCGACCAAGTCATTGAGCAGGGTTCAGGGATCTTCGGTGGTGCAACAAGCACTCCATGGAACTCCAGCAACTCCAATGTTGATGAGGTCCTTAGGCCAGGGTCTTCGGAAGTTGTTGGACATTCTAACAGTGATTTTCTCGGTGGATATGGAGGTACTGGCATTGATGGTGAGCTTCAAGCACAATTCGAACCTGTTAGTCCAATTCCAGGAGATGCTTTCTTTGATCTTTTCACCATGGGAAAGATTCCAGGTAGTCTTGACATGAACCATGAAGTAATATTTTGA